From a single Salvelinus fontinalis isolate EN_2023a unplaced genomic scaffold, ASM2944872v1 scaffold_0094, whole genome shotgun sequence genomic region:
- the LOC129843044 gene encoding histone-lysine N-methyltransferase 2D-like — translation MCSNFAAPWFPQYSSFSENGEEEENRYRTTHLSRAKQRSQRRKGQEKKEQWTWDDVLDGKGVYTWEEILAGRDRLPWEQLEALRRAEATGERNRSYEGTRLARKPKKPVSNSQKFLGGGLKGSGPRAGRRPAPTSQAYRGEREYGQAPCYAVERTVSPVRVHSPVRVIPPPRTGRARLGIEPGVMRPAQRVWSPVRLLGPAYMAPALRMVSPVRLHRPVRVIPPPRTGRATGSIQPGKVGQAQCSRVPVRLHGPVFPAPPPRPSLVPTVSTLCTRLPVRILSPVPPPRTLPVVRVFSPVPPVPAPRTKLPVRLQSPVHTVYSPPTNPDVLVLSPASPVPVPRIRDRVGSENTVCPVPAPRTSRKVLVSSTVPPVPAPRTRSTVRHIRPEPSVSPAPSEPSVSPAPSEPSVSPAPSEPSVSPAPSEPSVCQEPAKPPVCHEPAKPPVCHVPTEPSARQEPLEPSARQEPLEPSDRQDLPEPPTRQDLPEPPTRQDLPEPPTRQDLPEPPTRQDLPEPPASHEQPEPPASHEQPEPSVSHEQPEPSVSHEQPEPSERHERREPSACHERREPSVCHERREPSASMDLPEPSKQDLPESFSRDLPLVPVLPLVPVLPLVPVLPLVPVLPLVPVLPLVPVLPLVPVLPLVPVLPLVPVLPLVPVLPLVPVLPLIPVMVLILVLPLVLVLPLVPVLPLVPVLPFVPVLAVYLGEANVWVVIRRGRQRRGVTKVVRGQRPEPEPPPWSTAHPDPPLDFVLVRPACAS, via the coding sequence gaggaggaggaaaatcgttacagaaccacccacctctccagagccaagcagcggagtcaaaggagaaagggacaggaaaagaaggagcaatggacatgggacgatgttctggatggaaagggtgtctacacatgggaggagatcctagctggtagagatcgcctcccatgggaacagctggaggcactgaggagagcggaggctaccggagagaggaaccggagctatgagggaacgcgtctggcacggaagccgaaaaagcccgtgagtaactcccaaaaatttcttgggggggggctaaagggtagtgggccaagggcaggtaggagacctgcgcccacttcccaggcttaccgtggagagcgggagtacgggcaggcgccgtgttacgcagtagagcgcacggtgtctcctgtacgagtgcatagcccagtgcgggttattccacctccccgcactgggagggctagattgggcattgagccaggtgtcatgaggccggctcaacgcgtctggtctccagtgcgtctcctcgggccggcatacatggcacctgccttacgcatggtttccccggttcgcctacataggccggtgcgggttattccacctccccgcactggtcgggcaaccgggagtattcaaccaggtaaggttgggcaagctcaatgctcaagagtgccagtacgcctccacggtccggtatttccggcaccacctccccgccccagcctagtacctacagtgtctacactatgcactaggctaccagtgcgtatcctgagccctgttcctcctccacgcactctccctgtggtgcgtgtatttagcccggtgcctccagttccggccccacgcactaagctaccagtgcgtctccagagccctgtacacactgtatattctccccctactaatcctgatgtgcttgtcctcagcccggcgtcaccagtgccggtaccacgcatcagggatagagtaggctctgagaatacagtgtgccctgtccctgctccccgcactagtaggaaggtgcttgtcagtagcacggtgcctccagttccggcaccacgcaccaggtctacagtgcgccatatccggccagagccatccgtctccccagcgccatctgagccatccgtctccccagcgccatctgagccatccgtctctccagcgccatctgagccatccgtctccccagcgccatctgagccatccgtctgccaggagcctgcaaagccgcccgtctgccatgagcctgcaaagccgcccgtctgccatgtgcctacagagccgtcagccagacaggagccgctagagccatcagccagacaggagccgctagagccgtcagacagacaggatctgccagagccgccaaccagacaggatctgccagagccgccaaccagacaggatctgccagagccgccaaccagacaggatctgccagagccgccaaccagacaggatctgccagagccgccagcgagccatgagcagccagagccgccagcgagccatgagcagccagagccgtcagtgagccatgagcagccagagccgtcagtgagccatgagcagccagagccgtcagagcgccatgagcgtcgagagccgtcagcctgccatgagcgtcgagagccgtcagtctgccatgagcgtcgagagccgtcagccagcatggacctgccagagccgtccaaacaggacctgccagagtccttcagccgggatctgccccttgtcccggtgttgccccttgtcccggtgctgccccttgtcccggtgctgccccttgtcccggtgctgccccttgtcccggtgctgccccttgtcccggtgctgccccttgtcccggtgctgccccttgtcccggtgctgccccttgtcccggtgctgccccttgtcccggtgctgccccttgtcccggtgctgccccttattccagtgatggtccttatcctggtgctgccccttgttctggtgctgccccttgtcccggtgctaccccttgtcccggtgctgccctttgtcccggtgctagctgtttatttaggggaagctaatgtttgggtggtcattagaaggggtagacagaggaggggagtgactaaggtggtaaggggacagcgtcctgagccggaaccaccaccgtggtcaactgcccacccggaccctcccctggactttgtgcttgtgcgcccggcgtgcgcatcttga